In Crinalium epipsammum PCC 9333, the genomic window CAGAGCGAGTTAAAAAAATGCAATTTTGCGATCTAATTAGACCAATGAGCAAAAATCACCAAATTGTTTTTTTTATCGCAGATGTGAGCAGATAGACGCAGATGGCGCAGATATCCGCCAAGATTTTATCGACTTATGCAAGAAGCTTATTATCAATAATTTTGATTATTGACTCCCAACTACCTAAATTGTTAAAAACCTACACTTGTGAGGGGGTAGGGGGCAGAGGGAGAACAGCTAGGGGTTCGCCCGTCAAACTGAAGGGACGTACTTCAGTGATTTTAACTTGCACGATTTGACCTTTAAGTTGAGCAATACTGCCCTTAAAAAAGGTGAGACGGTTTCCCCGTGTCCGTCCCATGACTTGAGTAGGATCTTTCTGATTTTGGTCTTCTACTAAAACTTCTTCAATGCGACCAAAATAACGTTGCGATCGCTCTGCTGCTTGAATAGAAACTAAGTGGTTAATGCGCTGCAATCTGTCTGATTTCACTTGCTCACTTAACTGCTGATCCCACACCGCCGCAGGTGTACCAGGACGGGGAGAATAAGCCGCAGTATTTACTAGATCAAAGCTAATATCTTCTATTAGCTTCAGGGTATTTTCAAACTGTTGTTCTGTTTCCCCAGGAAAACCAACAATTGCATCAGCAGTAATCGAAGCATCTGGCATATAGCGACGAATTGTGTCAATAATGCGGCGATACTTTTCATGGGTGTAACCCCGCGCCATTGCTTTTAGCAACTCATTATCCCCAGACTGGAAAGGAATGTGAAAATGTTCGCACACCTTGGGTAATTCAGCACAAGCCTGAATCAACCGTTCTGTAAAATAGCGGGGGTGACTGGTGGCAAAGCGGATGCGTTCAATTCCTGGTACATCGTGAACATAGTAGAGTAAATCTGTCAAGGTGTGCTGATGGCGACCTTCTTTTGTTACTCCTGGTAAATCCCGTCCGTAGGCATCAATATTTTGACCGAGTAAGGTTATTTCCTTATAACCTTGATGACTTAATTCTTCCATCTCAGCCCGAATTGCTTCTGGAGTGCGGGATTGTTCCACACCACGCACGCTGGGAACTACACAGTAAGTGCAGCGTTCATTACAGCCGTAAATTACATTTACCCAAGCACTTACCGTGCTATCTCGCCTGGGTTTAGTGATATCTTCAACTATCTGTATAGGTTCTGTAGCTACTACTTGATTACCATCTAACACTTGTTCGAGCAATTCTTTCAGGCGATTAGCGTGTTGTGGCCCCATCACCAAGTCTAATTCTGGAACCCGTCGCAGCAAAGCTTCCCCTTCTTGTTGGGCAACGCAACCAGCAACAACCAGCGTCAAATCAGGTTCTTCATGCTTGCGCTTGGCTTGCCTACCCAGGTAAGAATAAACCTTTTGTTCAGCGTTATCCCGAATTGTGCAAGTGTTGTAGAGGATGACCTTGGCATTGTTGGGGTCTTCTGACCACTCAAAGCCCATATCCTCAAGGATGCCAGCCATGCGTTCTGAGTCGGCTTTATTCATCTGGCAACCGAAGGTAGTAATGTGATAGCGGCGTGGAGAAGTGGTCATGGACAGGTACAAATATTAGGTAAAAAATTCTTAGGACTTTATCTATTTATAGCAGTTAGCACTTAGCAGTCAGCTATTAACTTTTCTCATGCCCTAATCCTTCATAAGGTTGGAGAAGAGAAAATATTCTGACTTGTCTAGCTACAGCTATATTTTAACAGCATCCCCAAGGTGGATATAACAGTTAAACTTCAAAATGCTAACTGTTGACTGCTACTGTGAAGATCAATAGTTATTTCTAGTAATAGTGTCATACCAATAATGAAGTTGTTGGCTAAAGTTTGCAAGCCAAAACCTAAACCAATTCCTAAACCGCCAGCTAATACTGTCAGTGAGTTAAGGTTAATACCAGCAGTTTGTAAGACAATAAAAAAACCGATAGAGCCTGTAAAACAAGCAATAATTGTAGCGCTCTCTTCTCGATCTCCATGCTCATTATATTCTTCTTCTTCCTTGGCGTTCTTTGCGTCTTGGCGGTTTATAGAATAGGTATTCGCCATAGTGGGAAGGGAGTAATCTAATTTTCCACTCAAGCAGTATTTTTGATAATTGTTAATTGATTAAGCGGGTTTCCAAGTACCATGAAAACCTAAAGGAATGACGCTGGGTAATTGTAGTTTACAGACGGGTGATTCATTCAAGCGATCGCTATCAAAAATCCAAACTTCACTTGCATGAGTATTGCCATCATACACAACTGTTAAAATCCAACCTTGCTCAGAATTGTAGGCATCTATAGCATAAATTGGTTCTGAAGCATAGCGATTTTCTCCTACTTCTGCTTCACAGAGAGTATCAGTTTTGTAGTCAAAACGCGCGATCGCACTTAATACTTCTTTACTGATATCTACATTTTGCCGATGTACTGATAGATAAGTGTAGCGGTTAGCTTGTCCAACCTCTGAAGGAGAGACAAAAGGAAAATCACAACCGCGATCTAAAACTTGCTCAGTTTTTGTTACTTTACCAGTCTGAGGATTAAGATTAACTTGCCAAAGTGTTCCTTTAGCTGTAGTAGTAGTTTTACCAGTAGCTACTTCTTTGAGAAATTGATTAGTTTGGAAATCCTCATAACGAGCTATGTCTAAAATAATTGAGCCATTACTATCAACATATCCATTACCAAAATGCCACTGAAACCAAGGATCAGTTTCTCCACGACTAACTAAGGTTAATGTGTCTTTGTCAAATACTAAAACTTGGGTTCCTAATTGTGGTTTCCACTTAGCTGCATCACTGTAAGAATTTAATCCGAGTATTAGCGATAGTATATTTACTCGCACTGGAGGAATAAAAAAGACTAGATATTGCCCAGCTAAAACAAAGTCATGCAAAATTGAGAACCCATCAAGCTTAAAAGCTGATTTTTTGATAATTTTGCCAGTACCATCGCTTTTATAGATATTTAGCAGTACATCTTTTTTAACACTGACACCGAAATTAAAAATTTCTCCCGTATTAGGATCAATTTTAGGATGTGCAGAATAAGCTATTCCTTGATCTAGTCCACCTAAGTCATCTAATCCTATAGTTTCTAAAGTTTCAAGGTCTAGCGCATAAGGGTTATCGCCTTCCCATAATGCTAGTAATTTATCAGGTAACGCTAATACAGAAGTATTGGCAGAATGCTTTACTGGTCTTAACCATTGATTCCAGATTAGCCCTGGTGAAGTCATGCCATAATTACCGTACAGGTATTTATCTGCTGCGGTTTCTTCTTGATAGCCAGATGTTTGTACGAAGCGATAAACACCTGTAGTACTATCATCCCTGAAATGGACTCCTAGAATGGCACCATCACCATCAAACCAGTGTCCGACTTTTCTCCCGCCACGTTCTAGCCTACCTGGGCCATTACGGTAGAGAGAACCACGTAATCCGGCTGGTATTTTGCCAGAGATAACTGGTAGGGGAGTAGGGGCAAATTCTTTGGCTGGTTGGGCGATCGCATTTGCCCAAGTTGGATGTGTTGATGGTTTAGTAGCTAATGTCATATTAAAGGAAGATCCCAGATCAGAATTGTGAATTTAAAGCAAAATTTATCAAGTTTCTACTTAAAGCTTATCGGAAAAGTAATTTGAATAAATTTTAACTGTAGATATTACTGAAACAGCAGAGCAAGCAGCATTAATTTCAAATCAACTATGACCTACTCCCAAAATCCCCAACCAGATTTTCAAGTTTTATTTGAGTCAGCGCCAGGATTATATCTAGTATTAACACCTGATTTTACAATTGTTGCGGTCAGCGATGCTTACTTGCAGGCAACAATGACTAAACGGGAAGAGATTTTGGGGCGGGGGGTATTTGATGTTTTTCCTAGTAATCCTGATGATCCGACAGCTAACGGAACGGTTAACTTGCCAACGTCGCTCTTAAGTGTGCTGCAAAATAAAGCAAAACATAGGATTGCGGTACAAAAATACGATATTCGTAGCCCTGAATTAGAGGGTGGTGGCTTTGAGCAAAGATATTGGAGTGTCGTTAATTCGCCCGTATTAGGAACCGATGGAAAGGTTAGCTATATCATCCATCATGTTGAGGATGTAACAGAGTTTATTCGCCTCAAGCAACAGGAAGCTAAGGAACATGAACTCGCTGTTTCACTACAAGAACGTACCCAGCAGATGGAAGCAGAAATCTATTTGCGATCGCAAAAGTTACAGGAAGTTAATAGACAACTGCAAGCAGCTAATGTAGAACTAACAAACGCCCGTGATGAAGCAGACAAGGCGCAGCAACGCATTACCGACATTTTAGAAAGTATTACTGATGGATTTGTGGCTGTCGATCGCGATTGGCGCTTCAACTATGTCAGTCAAGCAACGACGCGAGTTTTACAAAAAAGTCTTCCAGAGCTACTTGGTAAGCAGGTTTGGCAAGAAGTCTTTCCAGAGGCGGTGGGCAGTGTTTTAGAATCAGAACTTCATCGAGCGATGGAATCTCAAGTCACTGTTGAGATTGAACAGTTTTATCCCCCATTAAATAAATGGTTTGAAATTCATGCCTATCCTTGTGAAATAGGTCTTTCTATTCATTTTCGGGATATTACAAAGCGCAAACAAGCCCAAAGCGATCGCCAACAAGCAAATCAGCAAATTGTCAATATTCTAGAAAGTATTGGTGATGCCTTTATAGCAATGGATCGCGAGTGGCGGATCACCTACGTGAATCAAGAAACAGCTAGGTTGAATGGAAAACAGCCAGAGGAATTCATCGGCAAAACTCACTGGGAAGTGTGGCCTTGGTCTGTAAATACTGTTGTTGAACAAAATTATCGCCGTGCCTTTGCTGAACAAGTAGCTGTCCATTTTGAGGTGTTATATGAGCCGCTAGATATCTGGCTGGACGTTCATGCTTATCCCTCCCCAAACAGTCTGAGCGTTTTTTTCCGCGATATCTCTGAGCGTAAGCGGGTAGAAGAAGTAATACGAACTAGCGAAGAGCGGTTCCAACTGTTATTGGAGAATGTTAAAGATTACGCCATTTTCTTTTTAGACACCGAAAACCGTTATACCCGTTGGAGTTTAGGAGCAGAGAGGATTTTAGGCTATCAGGAAGCCGAAATTTTGGGTCAATATGGCTCAATTATCTTTACACCTGAAGACCTCCAGCGCCAAGACCATCTGAAGGAATTGGAAAAAGCAGCTAAGGAAGGTCGGGCTGAGAATGAACGCTGGCACGTGCGTAAAGATGGTTCCCTTTTCTGGGGGAGTGGGATAGTTACACCTCTACGAGATCATCGGGGAAATCTCAAAGGCTTTGCTAAAATCATGCGCGACTTTACAGATCGCAAATTAGCAGAAGACGAACGCAAACAGTTACTAGAGCGCGAACAACAGGCACGCGCCCAAGCAGAAACAGCAAATCGGATCAAAGATGAGTTTTTGGCAGTGCTTTCCCATGAATTGCGATCGCCACTTAACCCCATTTTAGGTTGGACAAAACTGTTGCGATCGCGTAAATTCGATCAAAAAACTGCCGAACGTGCCTTAGAAATTATCGATCGCAATGCTAACTTGCAAGCGCAACTAATTGAGGATTTGCTCGATGTTTCGCGGATTCTCCGAGGTAAACTCACTCTTAAGGCAAGTCCCGTCAATCTAGCAGCCACAATTGAAGCCGCGATCGAAACGGTACGCTTGGCGGCAGAAGCCAAATCAATTCATATTCAAACTATATTTCCCCCATCGGTAGTGCTAGTTGCAGGTGACTCTAACCGCTTACAGCAAGTTGTGTGGAATTTGCTCACCAACGCCGTTAAGTTCACACCTGAAGGTGGGCGAGTAGAAATAAAGTTAGAGTGCGTTGAATCCCAAGCCCAAATTCAAGTTACTGATACAGGTAAGGGAATTAGTAGAGATTTTCTGCCCCATGTATTTGATTATTTTCGTCAAGAAAATAGCAGTACTACAAGGACATTTGGCGGACTAGGACTGGGATTAGCAATTGTCCATCACTTGGTAGAACTTCACGGTGGTAGTGTTGGCGTAGAAAGTTTAGGAGAAGGGCAAGGCGCAACATTTACTGTGAGACTGCCGTTAATTAAAAGCAATCCGCAGACAAATGAGCCTTACCAACAGCCGAATCGGGCATTAGATCTCAGTGGTATCAAGATTTTAGTTGTAGATGATGAAACTGATTCGCGGGAATTTATCTCTTTTGTGCTGGAACAGGCTGGGGCAGTAGTGACGGCGGTAGGATCGGCAAGAGAAGCATTAGAAGCGATCGTACAGATCAAGCCAAATTTACTATTAAGTGATATTGGAATGCCTGATGTTGATGGATTTATGTTGATCCGTGAAATTAGAGCGATGTCGCCACAAAGAGGAATTCCGGCGATCGCTTTAACTGCCTATGCTAGCGAAATTGATGCCGAGAAGGCTCTCTCAGCAGGTTTTCAGAGGCATATATCCAAGCCAGTAGATCCAGATGAATTAGCCGCAGCAGTAATTAGTCTTGTTAAAGGTAGCGAATAAGGAGGCGGAGGGGCAGAGGAGCGGAGAGGCGGAGGGGGCTGTTGTGCCTTTGCGTTGCCAGGTTCAATCTGGCAACGAGTTATCAAGATTTGAGAAGAATACAATGCCAATCTAATTAATCATCGGGCAGCCGTCTAGATGTTGCCATTGCTGGTGTTGCTTCCTCCTGATGATTATCTGAACCTTGAGTCTTTTGCTGAATTAACTCAACTTTGTAACCATTCGGGTCTTCTACAAAAGCAATTACCGTTGTACCGTGTTTCATTGGCCCTGGTTCCCGTGATACCTTACCACCACGCGCCTTAATTTCTTCACAGGTGGCATAAATATCATCAACGCCAAGAGCAATATGCCCATAGGCATCTCCCAGGTTATACTGCTCTACACCCCAGTTATAAGTTAGTTCCAAAACAGTGTTGTTAGCTTCATCGCCATAGCCCACAAAAGCCAGGGTAAATTTACCGTCTGGATATTCCTTTTGACGAAGCAGCTTCATACCCAGAACGTCGCAATAAAACTTGAGAGAGTGTTCCAAGTTGCCGACTCGCAGCATAGTATGTAGCATTCGCATCTCTTTAAATCCCCAATTCCTGCTTACGATGACGCTGATGTCTGTTTAAGACGTATTCTAACAATCGGAGTTTGATTAGTTGTTAGCAATCAGCAATCAGCTTTTAGGTATGTGGTTTGGCTGAGAGTTAAGTTATATTTTTTCTTTCATAACCAACTAATCCTCAAAAAAGCTGACGGCTGACTAACCACAATCAACAGTAAATATGGAGAATCATGACCATGCTAGAGACTGCTATTGATACGATTCGCGCACGGGAAATCCTCGATTCACGGGGTCGCCCTACTGTAGAAGCTGAAGTTTATCTCGCTAATGGTGCGGTAGGCGTTGCCCAAGTTCCTAGTGGTGCTTCTACAGGCACTTTTGAAGCCCATGAACTGCGGGATGAAGATGATAGTCGCTACGGTGGTAAAGGTGTCCTTACGGCTGTAAAAAACATCGAGGAGACAATTGCCCCTGAGTTACTAGATGTAGATGCACTCAACCAAGCTGGGGTTGATCACTTGATGATTCAGCTTGATGGTTCTGAGAATAAATCTAATCTGGGAGCGAATGCGATTTTGGCAGTTTCCCTAGCAACGGCAAAAGCTGCTGCTGATGCCCTGCGCTTGCCTCTCTACCGCTATTTAGGTGGTCCTTTGGCTAATTTGCTACCAGTACCGTTGATGAATGTCATTAATGGTGGCGCACACGCATCTAATAATGTGGATTTTCAGGAGTTTATGATTGTGCCTGTGGGGGCTGCTTCTTTTAAGGAAGCCCTACGCTGGGGTGCGGAAATATTTGCTTCACTCAGCAAGGTGTTAGATAGTCAAGGTTTGTTGACTGGTGTGGGCGATGAAGGCGGTTTTGCCCCTAATTTAAAGTCAAATCAAGCTGCTTTGGAGTTGTTGGTAGCTGCGATTGAAAAAGCTGGCTATAAACCAGGGGAAGAAGTAGCACTGGCTTTAGATGTTGCAGCTAGTGAGTTTTACAAAGATGGTCAATATGTCTACGATGGCGCACCACACTCACCTGCTGAGTTCGTTGATTATCTCGCTAGTTTGACTCGTCAGTACCCCATTGTCTCCATTGAAGATGGATTACACGAAGATGACTGGGAAAACTGGCAATTACTGACTCAAAAAATTGGTTCTAGTGTGCAGTTAGTTGGCGATGATTTGTTTGTTACTAACCCTATCCGCTTGCGTAAAGGTATTGAACAAGCGGCGGCTAACGCGATTTTAATTAAACTCAATCAAATTGGTTCTTTGACTGAAACTTTAGAAACAATTGATATGGGAACCCGCAACGGTTATCGCTCAATTATTAGCCACCGTTCCGGGGAAACTGAAGATACTACGATCGCAGATTTAGCTGTTGCTACTCGTGCTGGTCAAATTAAAACAGGTTCTCTGTGTCGTAGTGAGCGTGTTGCCAAATACAACCGCTTGTTGCGGATTGAAGACGAATTAGGCGATCGCGCGATCTATGCTGCTACTGTTGGTTTAGGACCAAAATAGCTTAAAGCCGTCAGTAGTCAGCTATCAGCTTAGGCTACGCCACGGCGCACAGCGCCTACAGCTTTTTTCCTGCGCCAATGCAACTATGTGGGTTTCAGGAGAGATTTTGTCCTAACCTATATGGCTACAGCTATTTGACCTACTCCCCACACTCCGCGTATGCGGAGTGTGGGGATTCTCATTCTCACGAATGAGATTTCCTGGTGCTACGGCTCTTACCTAGACTAGCAGTATCACCGCTAGCCCCCGACAGAACGCCTTCCCAGGCAACTTGCGAAGCCACCATTAGCCCAACGGCGACTAGACCTCTGTGCATAATTACTTCAGCAGCAACA contains:
- a CDS encoding mechanosensitive ion channel domain-containing protein — its product is MANTYSINRQDAKNAKEEEEYNEHGDREESATIIACFTGSIGFFIVLQTAGINLNSLTVLAGGLGIGLGFGLQTLANNFIIGMTLLLEITIDLHSSSQQLAF
- a CDS encoding PAS domain-containing hybrid sensor histidine kinase/response regulator — protein: MTYSQNPQPDFQVLFESAPGLYLVLTPDFTIVAVSDAYLQATMTKREEILGRGVFDVFPSNPDDPTANGTVNLPTSLLSVLQNKAKHRIAVQKYDIRSPELEGGGFEQRYWSVVNSPVLGTDGKVSYIIHHVEDVTEFIRLKQQEAKEHELAVSLQERTQQMEAEIYLRSQKLQEVNRQLQAANVELTNARDEADKAQQRITDILESITDGFVAVDRDWRFNYVSQATTRVLQKSLPELLGKQVWQEVFPEAVGSVLESELHRAMESQVTVEIEQFYPPLNKWFEIHAYPCEIGLSIHFRDITKRKQAQSDRQQANQQIVNILESIGDAFIAMDREWRITYVNQETARLNGKQPEEFIGKTHWEVWPWSVNTVVEQNYRRAFAEQVAVHFEVLYEPLDIWLDVHAYPSPNSLSVFFRDISERKRVEEVIRTSEERFQLLLENVKDYAIFFLDTENRYTRWSLGAERILGYQEAEILGQYGSIIFTPEDLQRQDHLKELEKAAKEGRAENERWHVRKDGSLFWGSGIVTPLRDHRGNLKGFAKIMRDFTDRKLAEDERKQLLEREQQARAQAETANRIKDEFLAVLSHELRSPLNPILGWTKLLRSRKFDQKTAERALEIIDRNANLQAQLIEDLLDVSRILRGKLTLKASPVNLAATIEAAIETVRLAAEAKSIHIQTIFPPSVVLVAGDSNRLQQVVWNLLTNAVKFTPEGGRVEIKLECVESQAQIQVTDTGKGISRDFLPHVFDYFRQENSSTTRTFGGLGLGLAIVHHLVELHGGSVGVESLGEGQGATFTVRLPLIKSNPQTNEPYQQPNRALDLSGIKILVVDDETDSREFISFVLEQAGAVVTAVGSAREALEAIVQIKPNLLLSDIGMPDVDGFMLIREIRAMSPQRGIPAIALTAYASEIDAEKALSAGFQRHISKPVDPDELAAAVISLVKGSE
- the gloA gene encoding lactoylglutathione lyase, with protein sequence MRMLHTMLRVGNLEHSLKFYCDVLGMKLLRQKEYPDGKFTLAFVGYGDEANNTVLELTYNWGVEQYNLGDAYGHIALGVDDIYATCEEIKARGGKVSREPGPMKHGTTVIAFVEDPNGYKVELIQQKTQGSDNHQEEATPAMATSRRLPDD
- the eno gene encoding phosphopyruvate hydratase; translated protein: MLETAIDTIRAREILDSRGRPTVEAEVYLANGAVGVAQVPSGASTGTFEAHELRDEDDSRYGGKGVLTAVKNIEETIAPELLDVDALNQAGVDHLMIQLDGSENKSNLGANAILAVSLATAKAAADALRLPLYRYLGGPLANLLPVPLMNVINGGAHASNNVDFQEFMIVPVGAASFKEALRWGAEIFASLSKVLDSQGLLTGVGDEGGFAPNLKSNQAALELLVAAIEKAGYKPGEEVALALDVAASEFYKDGQYVYDGAPHSPAEFVDYLASLTRQYPIVSIEDGLHEDDWENWQLLTQKIGSSVQLVGDDLFVTNPIRLRKGIEQAAANAILIKLNQIGSLTETLETIDMGTRNGYRSIISHRSGETEDTTIADLAVATRAGQIKTGSLCRSERVAKYNRLLRIEDELGDRAIYAATVGLGPK
- the miaB gene encoding tRNA (N6-isopentenyl adenosine(37)-C2)-methylthiotransferase MiaB, with amino-acid sequence MTTSPRRYHITTFGCQMNKADSERMAGILEDMGFEWSEDPNNAKVILYNTCTIRDNAEQKVYSYLGRQAKRKHEEPDLTLVVAGCVAQQEGEALLRRVPELDLVMGPQHANRLKELLEQVLDGNQVVATEPIQIVEDITKPRRDSTVSAWVNVIYGCNERCTYCVVPSVRGVEQSRTPEAIRAEMEELSHQGYKEITLLGQNIDAYGRDLPGVTKEGRHQHTLTDLLYYVHDVPGIERIRFATSHPRYFTERLIQACAELPKVCEHFHIPFQSGDNELLKAMARGYTHEKYRRIIDTIRRYMPDASITADAIVGFPGETEQQFENTLKLIEDISFDLVNTAAYSPRPGTPAAVWDQQLSEQVKSDRLQRINHLVSIQAAERSQRYFGRIEEVLVEDQNQKDPTQVMGRTRGNRLTFFKGSIAQLKGQIVQVKITEVRPFSLTGEPLAVLPLPPTPSQV
- a CDS encoding carotenoid oxygenase family protein, yielding MTLATKPSTHPTWANAIAQPAKEFAPTPLPVISGKIPAGLRGSLYRNGPGRLERGGRKVGHWFDGDGAILGVHFRDDSTTGVYRFVQTSGYQEETAADKYLYGNYGMTSPGLIWNQWLRPVKHSANTSVLALPDKLLALWEGDNPYALDLETLETIGLDDLGGLDQGIAYSAHPKIDPNTGEIFNFGVSVKKDVLLNIYKSDGTGKIIKKSAFKLDGFSILHDFVLAGQYLVFFIPPVRVNILSLILGLNSYSDAAKWKPQLGTQVLVFDKDTLTLVSRGETDPWFQWHFGNGYVDSNGSIILDIARYEDFQTNQFLKEVATGKTTTTAKGTLWQVNLNPQTGKVTKTEQVLDRGCDFPFVSPSEVGQANRYTYLSVHRQNVDISKEVLSAIARFDYKTDTLCEAEVGENRYASEPIYAIDAYNSEQGWILTVVYDGNTHASEVWIFDSDRLNESPVCKLQLPSVIPLGFHGTWKPA